One stretch of Zingiber officinale cultivar Zhangliang chromosome 6B, Zo_v1.1, whole genome shotgun sequence DNA includes these proteins:
- the LOC121989325 gene encoding uncharacterized protein LOC121989325 isoform X1 has product MEELNVVQTLNPPAKSCLPHLPLPRRSSHLDSASYRTLVRIFSFCLDESFISTPESRENPRPLFCEKDFSFDQSNGGALPVELGHGCSGNISPSLHVASSHNLGLDEKLGNEKWGNCEAVNGLMSESLKLQSGVDEGQASDTMVELGNQQADSGLGVDRVQKGVHGSILGLAGGLHRKVADAQSDNPPCLDSDIQSVETIGKSEERNKDILEAKGVNRTRTESFELKTFTNSTELLGGKVNGHAESVKDSITYLSSDKLLVVQPQEDMSNSTNESVDKHQETLLDSSMNTSVQEQLHKNILDSLPYSNSTNEPVEKHQETLLDSSIECLVKEQYHKSLLDSLLDSDSEEVEEGQIAGDFWNSDEFGSLVTHQNNLHEGQKTDIISDWSDILNKEGLDCLTKPCGTDSSGENTILSASNLKMDNHYAGVDEDNITDDLNLDDIHLNVELKSCHNVPLMDAKKHEVALPTLTLDEEKTICQNAGKVGPKRKRGALTEERKAQKKKSRRRKRAEKEREQGVKRLKLPPVVKPKAVKLCNFYMIGRCQQGDLCKFSHDATPHTKSQPCKYFACDSCLKGDECQFDHELSKYPCHNFQSKGTCYRGDKCKFSHKIVDVEGSSLPDAKKLVSPSTAENLNVGIQNCLNKNHANVNAPAKTIISSTTHVSSKNLEVHLGSAKKPMKMPKGISFITLGNGLSNITSKLTNSLLPEKSMRNEENPAKASKEGRKNTDCSTAKPFVKQQNGSSIFLPKKSIAGDSLISGGTSSSSATTSMSKALQNEASEASKILEEFLFGATG; this is encoded by the exons ATGGAGGAACTAAATGTtgtccaaaccctaaaccctccGGCCAAGAGCTGCTTGCCCCACCTTCCACTCCCGCGTCGGAGTTCCCATCTCGACAGTGCCTCTTATCGTACTCTTGTTAGGATCTTCTCCTTTTGCCTTGATGAATCTTTCATTTCCACTCCAGAATCTCGAGAGAATCCAAGACCCCTGTTTTGTGAAAAAGATTTCTCCTTTGATCAAAGCAATGGTGGAGCTTTGCCTGTGGAGCTTGGGCATGGTTGCAGTGGGAATATAAGCCCTAGCCTCCATGTTGCTTCAAGTCATAATCTTGGGTTGGATGAGAAATTGGGGAATGAGAAGTGGGGAAATTGTGAGGCGGTGAATGGCCTTATGTCTGAAAGTTTGAAGCTTCAATCTGGAGTTGATGAAGGTCAGGCTTCGGATACAATGGTGGAGCTAGGTAATCAGCAAGCAGACAGTGGTCTAGGTGTTGATCGAGTTCAGAAAG GAGTGCACGGTAGCATACTTGGCTTAGCTGGAGGATTGCACAGGAAAGTTGCTGATGCCCAGTCTGACAATCCACCTTGCCTTGATTCCGATATTCAGAGTGTTGAGACAATTGGCAAATCAGAAGAAAGGAACAAAGATATACTAGAAGCTAAAGGAGTTAATAGAACAAGAACAGAAAGTTTTGAGTTGAAAACTTTTACTAATTCCACTGAATTGCTTGGGGGAAAAGTGAATGGACACGCAGAGTCTGTTAAAGATTCCATTACATATTTGTCTAGTGATAAGCTTCTGGTGGTTCAACCCCAGGAGGATATGTCTAACTCCACAAATGAATCAGTTGACAAACATCAGGAAACACTCTTGGATTCTTCCATGAACACCTCAGTTCAGGAACAATTACATAAGAACATTTTAGATTCATTGCCATATTCAAACTCTACAAATGAACCAGTTGAAAAACATCAAGAAACACTCTTGGATTCTTCTATTGAATGTTTAGTTAAGGAACAATATCATAAGAGCCTTTTAGATTCCTTACTAGATTCAGACAGCGAAGAAGTTGAAGAAGGGCAAATTGCTGGTGATTTTTGGAATTCAGATGAATTTGGGTCCTTGGTGACGCATCAGAATAATCTTCATGAGGGTCAGAAAACAGATATAATTTCTGATTGGAGTGACATTCTTAATAAAGAAGGTCTTGATTGTCTCACTAAGCCCTGTGGAACTGATTCTTCCGGCGAGAACACTATCTTGAGTGCTTCTAACCTGAAGATGGATAACCATTATGCAGGTGTTGATGAAGATAACATTACTGATGATCTTAATTTGGATGATATACATTTAAATGTTGAACTAAAAAGTTGTCACAATGTACCTTTGATGGATGCCAAGAAGCATGAAGTTGCATTGCCTACTCTTACATTGGACGAGGAGAAAACAATTTGTCAGAAT GCTGGTAAAGTTGGACCAAAGAGAAAAAGAGGTGCTTTAACCGAGGAAAGAAAAGCACAGAAAAAG AAATCTAGGAGAAGGAAAAGAGCAGAGAAAGAGAGGGAACAAGGAGTTAAGAGATTGAAGCTTCCGCCAGTAGTAAAGCCAAAAGCAGTAAAACTCTGCAACTTTTATATGATAGGCAGATGTCAGCAG GGAGATTTGTGCAAATTTTCCCACGATGCCACACCTCACACAAAGTCACAG CCATGCAAGTACTTCGCTTGCGACTCTTGTTTGAAAGGCGACGAGTGCCAATTTGATCATGAACTCTCCAAGTATCCATGCCACAACTTCCAGTCAAAAGGCACATGTTATAGAGGTGATAAATGCAAGTTTTCTCATAAG ATTGTGGATGTTGAAGGTTCCTCTTTGCCAGATGCGAAAAAGTTAGTTTCTCCATCAACAGCAGAAAATTTGAATGTGGGCATACAAAATTGTTTGAACAAGAACCATGCAAATGTAAATGCTCCTGCAAAAACTATTATTTCAAGCACTACCCATGTCTCGTCTAAGAATTTGGAAGTCCATTTGGGTTCGGCAAAGAAACCTATGAAAATGCCGAAGGGAATCAGCTTTATTACACTTGGAAATGGACTGTCAAATATCACCAGTAAGCTTACAAACAGTTTGCTTCCTGAGAAAAGTATGCGCAATGAAGAAAACCCAGCAAAGGCATCCAAAGAGGGACGGAAAAATACTGATTGCTCGACTGCTAAACCatttgtcaaacaacaaaatggatctagtatttttcttcctAAGAAAAGCATTGCTGGTGACAGTTTGATTAGTGGAGGAACCAGCAGCAGTTCTGCTACAACTTCAATGTCCAAAGCTCTGCAAAATGAGGCATCTGAAGCATCAAAAATTTTGGAGGAGTTTCTATTTGGTGCTACTGGctag
- the LOC121989325 gene encoding zinc finger CCCH domain-containing protein 7-like isoform X2 codes for MEELNVVQTLNPPAKSCLPHLPLPRRSSHLDSASYRTLVRIFSFCLDESFISTPESRENPRPLFCEKDFSFDQSNGGALPVELGHGCSGNISPSLHVASSHNLGLDEKLGNEKWGNCEAVNGLMSESLKLQSGVDEGQASDTMVELGNQQADSGLGVDRVQKGVHGSILGLAGGLHRKVADAQSDNPPCLDSDIQSVETIGKSEERNKDILEAKGVNRTRTESFELKTFTNSTELLGGKVNGHAESVKDSITYLSSDKLLVVQPQEDMSNSTNESVDKHQETLLDSSMNTSVQEQLHKNILDSLPYSNSTNEPVEKHQETLLDSSIECLVKEQYHKSLLDSLLDSDSEEVEEGQIAGDFWNSDEFGSLVTHQNNLHEGQKTDIISDWSDILNKEGVDEDNITDDLNLDDIHLNVELKSCHNVPLMDAKKHEVALPTLTLDEEKTICQNAGKVGPKRKRGALTEERKAQKKKSRRRKRAEKEREQGVKRLKLPPVVKPKAVKLCNFYMIGRCQQGDLCKFSHDATPHTKSQPCKYFACDSCLKGDECQFDHELSKYPCHNFQSKGTCYRGDKCKFSHKIVDVEGSSLPDAKKLVSPSTAENLNVGIQNCLNKNHANVNAPAKTIISSTTHVSSKNLEVHLGSAKKPMKMPKGISFITLGNGLSNITSKLTNSLLPEKSMRNEENPAKASKEGRKNTDCSTAKPFVKQQNGSSIFLPKKSIAGDSLISGGTSSSSATTSMSKALQNEASEASKILEEFLFGATG; via the exons ATGGAGGAACTAAATGTtgtccaaaccctaaaccctccGGCCAAGAGCTGCTTGCCCCACCTTCCACTCCCGCGTCGGAGTTCCCATCTCGACAGTGCCTCTTATCGTACTCTTGTTAGGATCTTCTCCTTTTGCCTTGATGAATCTTTCATTTCCACTCCAGAATCTCGAGAGAATCCAAGACCCCTGTTTTGTGAAAAAGATTTCTCCTTTGATCAAAGCAATGGTGGAGCTTTGCCTGTGGAGCTTGGGCATGGTTGCAGTGGGAATATAAGCCCTAGCCTCCATGTTGCTTCAAGTCATAATCTTGGGTTGGATGAGAAATTGGGGAATGAGAAGTGGGGAAATTGTGAGGCGGTGAATGGCCTTATGTCTGAAAGTTTGAAGCTTCAATCTGGAGTTGATGAAGGTCAGGCTTCGGATACAATGGTGGAGCTAGGTAATCAGCAAGCAGACAGTGGTCTAGGTGTTGATCGAGTTCAGAAAG GAGTGCACGGTAGCATACTTGGCTTAGCTGGAGGATTGCACAGGAAAGTTGCTGATGCCCAGTCTGACAATCCACCTTGCCTTGATTCCGATATTCAGAGTGTTGAGACAATTGGCAAATCAGAAGAAAGGAACAAAGATATACTAGAAGCTAAAGGAGTTAATAGAACAAGAACAGAAAGTTTTGAGTTGAAAACTTTTACTAATTCCACTGAATTGCTTGGGGGAAAAGTGAATGGACACGCAGAGTCTGTTAAAGATTCCATTACATATTTGTCTAGTGATAAGCTTCTGGTGGTTCAACCCCAGGAGGATATGTCTAACTCCACAAATGAATCAGTTGACAAACATCAGGAAACACTCTTGGATTCTTCCATGAACACCTCAGTTCAGGAACAATTACATAAGAACATTTTAGATTCATTGCCATATTCAAACTCTACAAATGAACCAGTTGAAAAACATCAAGAAACACTCTTGGATTCTTCTATTGAATGTTTAGTTAAGGAACAATATCATAAGAGCCTTTTAGATTCCTTACTAGATTCAGACAGCGAAGAAGTTGAAGAAGGGCAAATTGCTGGTGATTTTTGGAATTCAGATGAATTTGGGTCCTTGGTGACGCATCAGAATAATCTTCATGAGGGTCAGAAAACAGATATAATTTCTGATTGGAGTGACATTCTTAATAAAGAAG GTGTTGATGAAGATAACATTACTGATGATCTTAATTTGGATGATATACATTTAAATGTTGAACTAAAAAGTTGTCACAATGTACCTTTGATGGATGCCAAGAAGCATGAAGTTGCATTGCCTACTCTTACATTGGACGAGGAGAAAACAATTTGTCAGAAT GCTGGTAAAGTTGGACCAAAGAGAAAAAGAGGTGCTTTAACCGAGGAAAGAAAAGCACAGAAAAAG AAATCTAGGAGAAGGAAAAGAGCAGAGAAAGAGAGGGAACAAGGAGTTAAGAGATTGAAGCTTCCGCCAGTAGTAAAGCCAAAAGCAGTAAAACTCTGCAACTTTTATATGATAGGCAGATGTCAGCAG GGAGATTTGTGCAAATTTTCCCACGATGCCACACCTCACACAAAGTCACAG CCATGCAAGTACTTCGCTTGCGACTCTTGTTTGAAAGGCGACGAGTGCCAATTTGATCATGAACTCTCCAAGTATCCATGCCACAACTTCCAGTCAAAAGGCACATGTTATAGAGGTGATAAATGCAAGTTTTCTCATAAG ATTGTGGATGTTGAAGGTTCCTCTTTGCCAGATGCGAAAAAGTTAGTTTCTCCATCAACAGCAGAAAATTTGAATGTGGGCATACAAAATTGTTTGAACAAGAACCATGCAAATGTAAATGCTCCTGCAAAAACTATTATTTCAAGCACTACCCATGTCTCGTCTAAGAATTTGGAAGTCCATTTGGGTTCGGCAAAGAAACCTATGAAAATGCCGAAGGGAATCAGCTTTATTACACTTGGAAATGGACTGTCAAATATCACCAGTAAGCTTACAAACAGTTTGCTTCCTGAGAAAAGTATGCGCAATGAAGAAAACCCAGCAAAGGCATCCAAAGAGGGACGGAAAAATACTGATTGCTCGACTGCTAAACCatttgtcaaacaacaaaatggatctagtatttttcttcctAAGAAAAGCATTGCTGGTGACAGTTTGATTAGTGGAGGAACCAGCAGCAGTTCTGCTACAACTTCAATGTCCAAAGCTCTGCAAAATGAGGCATCTGAAGCATCAAAAATTTTGGAGGAGTTTCTATTTGGTGCTACTGGctag